The Oncorhynchus clarkii lewisi isolate Uvic-CL-2024 chromosome 12, UVic_Ocla_1.0, whole genome shotgun sequence genome segment accatgggatcataccgctctggaaggagacacgttctgtctccttgagatgaacgtattttggtgcgaaaaatgcaaatcaaccccacagcaaagaaccttgtgaagatgctggaggaaaccggtacaaaagtatatatcgacataacttgaaggccgctcagcaaggaagaagccactgctccaaaaccggcataaaaaaagccagactacagtttgcaactgcacatgggaacaaagatcgtactttttggagaaatgtcctctggtctgatgaaacaaaaatagaactgtttggccataatgaccatcattatgtttggaggaaaaaggggaggcttgcaagccgaagaacaccatcccaacagtgaagaacgtgggtggcagcatcatgttgtgggggcttaaaatggcttaagggcaacaaagtcaaggtattttagtggccatcacaaagctctgacctcaatcccatagaaaatttgtgggcagaactgaaaaggcgtgtgtgagcaaggaggcctaccaacctgactcagttacaccagctctgtcaggaggaatgggccaaaattcacccaacttattgtgggaaccttgtggaaggctgcccgaaacatttgacccaagttaaactatttaaaggcaatgccatcaaatactaattgagtgtatgtaaacttctgaccaactgggaatgtgatgaaagaaacaaaagctgaaataaatcattctctctaccattattctgacatttcacattcttaaaataaagtggtgatcctaactgacctaaaacagggaatttttactaggattaaatgtcaggaattgtgaaaaactaagtttaaatgtatttggctaaggtgtttgtaaacttccaacttcaactgtatataaggtTGGTTAACTTACCGGCCTGGACCCAAAACCAACACATGCTACACATTTATATACTACCCTTTTAAAGTTTTATTGCAACCATGGTGTTCATTTTCACTGaagcatatacagtatatcaaataACATGACAATGATTCACATTATATGGGTCAGACTGTCCTATACTACTTTGCCCAACACGTTATACCCCAGAGGTTGTAAATAAACCTTTAAAGGTTGGTATGACTTGCATTATTGTGTTAGGGCTTTGAAACCCATAGCCGAATGCCTTCAGACTGAGTATTTCACACAAAATGGCTGCCGACAGTGAACtcaagttagggttaggggttatattTAATGTCAGATTATCCTATACCACTATGCCCAACATGTTATACCCCAGAGGttgtaaataaacatttaaatgttgATATGACTTGTATTATTATGATAGGGTAATAAAAGCTATTAACCGAATGGCTTGAAACCATGCTTGAAACGGAACAGGCCATTCGGCTATATGGCACAAGCCACAGCTATAAGAAACGAGCCACAATTGAAAGTTATGGTGTAGTTTACAATGCACTGCTGGAATGGGTTAATTAAGTGTATATTCGATTCATTAAATGATTTTCATCGATACACTAGTTCacatttatttggatagtctGGATTTTCCGTCTGTAGATGCTCTGCAGACAGTCATACTATCAAGAAATTATGTGTTGATAAGCAACTCCTTGCTACGGTTGGagttatgtttagaataagggttggGGTTCGAGTTAGTAGATTAGTAGTTGAAATGTTACCATACACTGTAAACATATTCATTTTGGCAAACAGAGAGACAAGTTATACTGTAGTAGGATGTCAATGGGATTGAGTAACATACAAAAGCATGCTCCTGGTCTCCCAGGgtgttttattacatttatttttcaatcaCTGGTGCAATATTTTACAAGTATGTGGTTCATTTTCACAACTATTAGCACATAAATCAACAGATCATCAAAATGGGGTATAACACTGACTTGGCTGCAGTACCTGCATACTTTCTGACCAGGCCACAATAGAAAGAGCGCTCCAGGACAAGTCTATGGATTGTGGCCAGCAGACAGCGAGTCTTCTTAGTCTGCAGACTTTCCAAAATTGCTGCACAGTGTTGAAGAGACCAGCATACAATCCGGTTTCTCTTCTCCATGCCCTTCAACCTTTTCTCCAGGCTGAAATGTGAATATTTATGTTAAAATGTTTAAAACCTATATTGACTAGCACCAATATAGTGGTACAAATAAACTCAAcagaaaaagaaacgtccctttttcaggaccctgtcttaaaaatccaaataactaaaCAGATCCTCATTGTaatgggtttaaacactgtttcccatgcttgttcaatgaaccataaacaattcatgaacatgcacctgtggaacggtcgttaagacgctaacagcttacagacggtaggcaacgggtcacagttatgaaaacttaggacactaaagaggcctttctactgactctgaaaaacaacaaaagaaagatccctgctcatctgcgtgaacgtgccttaggcatgctgcaaggaggcatgagaactgcagatgtggccagggcaatcaattgcaatgtccgtactgtgagactcctaagacagcactacaggcagacaggatggacagctgattgtcctcgcagtggcagaccacgtgtaacaacacctgcacatgatcggtacatccgaacatcacacctgcgggacaggtacaggatggcaacaacaactgcctgagctacaccaggaatgcacaatccctccatcagtgctcagactgtccgcaataagctgcgagaggctggactgagggcttgtaaacctgttgtaaggcaggtcttcaccagacatcaccggcaacaacgttgcctatgggcacaaacccaccgtcgctggaccagacagggctGGCAAAAAGatctcttcactgacgagtctcggtgatggtcggattcacgtttatcgttgaaggaatgagcgttacaccgaggcctgtactctggagcgggatcgatttggaggtggagggtccatcatggtctgggcaTCATCGGAccgagcttgttgtcattgcaggcaatctcagcactgtgcattacagggaagacatcctccttcctcatgtggtacccttcctgcaggctcatcctgaccagaccctccagcatgacaatgccaccggcCATACTGCTCGGTTTGTgtgtgatccccccccccccagggacacactattccatttctgtttgtcacatgtctgtggaacttgttcagtttatgtctgttgttgaatctcgTTATGTtcgtacaaatatttacacatgttaatttttgctgaaaataaacactgacagtgagaggacgtttctttttttgctgaaatTATGATGGAGACAACATCCTAAAAAAAGCTATTTACTTTTCAAGCTGAGTAGTCAACTGAGCATTCCTATCATTGGTGATTGACGGGGACATCATGTCATACCTAgaaaatatatgaatatataaGCAAAATATAACAGTATGAAAGCATCTCAACATAAAACTAACCAGTTAGGAAGGCAACATCCATTTGAGTGTAGATTTGAGTGTAAAGTGGATTATGCAGAGTGAAGTGTTGGCACAAAGGTCAGAAGACTTCATGTAGAACAGATGAAGCAGAGGAGGGCGGAACTCATGTTTCTGGGATATGTAGTGGAAAGGGGCAGGTGACAGCAGGAGGTGGTGATAAGAGTGTACAGTAACAGGAAGTAGCTATGCAGATCCAAGAGAAGGTGAGACTAGGACACAGAACACGGGAACGTGGCAGTCATGACTGGTAGGGCTAAGCCAGACAGAAAGGGGTTTAGAGATGGGATAAAACCTTAGGTCAGAGATGTGGCAACTACTTATGCGACTCAATGTTGCTCTGCGAGAGAATCCACGTATCTCTCCTGCCAGGTAAGGAACAACGTCCTTTTGTCTGTGAGGGTCTCCGTTATCTGACAGGTCCAAACTTCCACGTCTGACTGTGTGCTGCCCTCAACATAATCAAGGGCCTAATTAAATCTATTGCAGAACAAAATAAACCACACTGGCATTCGTGCTGAATTATACATAGACAATGCTCACAAGTTATTGAAAAATATCTTATGGACAATGTTTGGAATTTTACTAAAATATCAAATTGTCAGTGAAACCACAGCAAGGATTTCATCATCaaatcaatgaaatgtattttataaagccctttttacatcattAGTTGTAAAACAGCATCACAAAGTGTTTTACAGATAccctgcctaaaaccccaaaagaaAAAGCAATACAGAAGCACAATCCAAGCAGTTCATGGTGTGCATGCTTGTCAGACTGATCGATAATCAGAACAGGATAGAGCACACAAAAACACTTTCAAATGTTCGTAGATCACCAGCAGGGTCAGGTAAAGACCACAATGGCTATAGAGGGTGCGAACATTTCAAGACTCTAGGGTCAGATGGCTTTCATGTTTGAGGAAGTCAAGGTTtatgggtggggtggggtgggttgTGGGGGCTCGTACCTTCCCATTCACCTTCCCACccatgggccagactacactcaatcataggactgACAGAAGAGAAAAGTCTTGAGTCTAGACTagaaggttgagactgagtctgaTTCTACTGAATAGTAGCCCTGCTTCCAATTAATCTGATTGAATTAGCAGAAAAGGATCATTGTAATGCAGCAATGGTATTGCTGCATTACATTACTACTGTTTGGCAAAGCAACGATAGAAGATATATGAGAAAGACAACTGAGGTTGGATATATTTCCCCTCATCAATTATGAACAACACTCAATGCAAATAAGAATCCTAGCTTACTGAGACGTTATAGTTGTTCCTTAATTGTTATCATTGACATACctgtggacagagaggacacTTTGTTCCGTCCGAGGTCAGTGGCGCCAACTTTCTGACAGTCTCTCATTCAAACTGCCAGTGTTTGAACTGCTCAAATGACTAATTTGTGAGCTTCTGGTAGAGCTCAACTGTCTGTACATAGAAAAAATAAAACTACTCATCATAGTAAAAAATGTATGATTTTATTTCCAATTTAAAATACAATAACTACCTTCCAGCATGCATTGGATTTATGGAAAGTCAAGGTAATCCCCCTCAAAGACACCCCACACTCCAGTTGCAGGGGTGCAAACTGGCGCAGGAGGCCCACTGAAATTGCTGTTTGTGGCAGATGGGGGTTGGCTGGCCAGATTCTGCAGCGGATTAGGGTGACAGGATCCAGCTTACAGCTGCAAAACTGCAGCCAGACGTCATGAGCTCTTCCTGAAATGAGGCATTCCGTTTCTTAATTGCATTGCTAAACTTTACATCCGATGTTGTTGAGATGCACGTCTCTAAAGAACTTTCAAAATGACTCCATATTTTCAATGTAACAACTGAGTGAACCGGGTTATGGTAGACTAGATAAAATGAAATCAAAATTAAAGTTGTCATTTGAACACAGCATAGTGTACAAAACAAAGGGGGGAGAATACAGCATAGTGTACACAATACAATGAAATAAGTAGATAACTACAGTATATGAAGTAGAGGAaacaaactctccctcaatgtgaggaagacaaaggagctaatcatggactataggaaaaggagggccgaacaggcccccattaacatcggcggggctgaagtggagctggtcgagagtttcatgttccttggtgtccacatcaccaacaaactatcatggtccaaacacactaagacagttgtgaagagggcatgacaacaccttttcccctgcaggagactgaaaagatttggcatgggcccttggatcctcaaaacgttatacagctgcaccatcgagaccatcttgactggctgcatcaccgcttggtatggcaaatgcactgCCCTTGACCGCAAAGCGCTagagagggtggtgcggacagcccagtacatcactggtgccgagctctctgccatccaatacctctatatcagatggtgtcagaggaaggccccgaAATATTGTTCACTCTGCTGCCATCTGGCGAACTGTACCAGAGCATAGGCTCttggaccaacaggctccgagacagctaatacccccaagccataaaattGCTAAATAGTCAATTTATGGTACCCAAACTATCTGCACTGATTCTATCTAAATCAAatctaaatcaaattttatttgtcacatacacatggttagcagatgttaatgcgagtgtagtgaaatgcttgtgcttatagttccgaccatgcagtaatatctaaccagtaatataacctaacaatttcacaacaactaccttatacacaagtgTGAAGGAATGAAtaaaaatatgtacataaaaaatatCTTGCACTGACCCaatgcacactcactcacacacactacattgacactcccacacaaaaacactacatacgcacacacacacacaactcacacgAGCTTATCGACaaaacacacactgtacatacacattacacacacacatacactttcacactcataatttgctgctgctactctgttctttattttattattattattattatctatgctGATGCCGAGCCACTTTACTCCTTCTTCATGTACATATCcacctcaaatacctcatacctctctctgcacattgatctggtaaaggtactccctgtatatagctcaatTCTTGTGTATTTCATTTGATTCCTCGTGTTACTATTttagcatttcacagtaaagtcttcACCAGTTGTATTTGGCAAATGTGACAAatcatatgtattattattatacatgAATCAATGGGATGCAACGTTAGGTAGCTACATTGCTAAGCAGGCCAGGTTGAGTAGTTTATGGAGTTAACGTTAGATAAACAATGCCCATTGCATGTATTATACATTAGACAGCGTAGCAGTTTCCCAAAGTTTGGTGTTGACTATGAACTTTACTTAGCTGTGCTTTGTGGAAGAATGTGGGAGATATTGTCAGCTTCTGAAAGTACCATCCAAGTGAGAAAATAAACGCACTAATACACCAGAGTATATATCTGTAATATCTGCATAAAGTTGTCACTAGTTGTTACACAGGATTTAGCTATTTAAAGTGAAGTGTATAACTTTATAGTTACCTATGAGCAATTTCTATATAATTACTTATTACCCATTACCAAGcgatagtagtagtatagtataccTACAAAGTAGTAGTATAGTAAATAGTATACCTACAAACAAAAGATGCAACATGTAAAAATACAGTACATTTCTTGCAAAATAATAAAGATTTATATTGTTAAGATTAATAAATTGTATTAAACAAAGATATAGGCCTACTCAATAACACAAAAATAACTATTCTAGTGGTGACTAATCTGTAGCCTATAGTAGGACTAGCCTAGATAGCTAATTTAGTAAAATGGGATTGTCTATTCCTTCCCCTTTTAACAAGGGAAATTGACAACTCTGACTTTGTTCATATGTTTCTTTCTTGTAAGCAtttcccatcctgagaccttGTGGGAATCTGTAGCTCGTTGTTGTGTTATCCAGCTAGCATTAATAGTACTTGCTAACACTAAATTGGCAAGTGTTTAGCTACATTGAAAAGGAACTACGTTATTCAGTGTATTAACacacgtagctagctagctcacgttAACATGCTGGGTGCGTCTTACGTAATACCCTTGGGTAACATACCCTGAGAACAAGGTTCAGGGAAGACAATCGagcccagctaacgttagctagcgagtaGCAACCATAGCATATTTGCCAAACTTGGTAGCTAAACAGATTGTATAGAAAGGATATTCTGtagacagtaactagctagctCGTTAGCCTAGATGGTAGCCCAACAATAATGCCAGCTAGcatttgctagctagccagctacagtTAGCTGTCTAGCCAACACTAGGCTAGCTAGCCCAATATTGGACTAAATCTTACTTTCTCTCATTTGCAGCTGTTTTTGACCTACAACACCTTTTTTCTTTCGTGGCAATCATTTGTTGTAGACAATCTTATTAATTGTTTAGCCCTGGCTATATGATTGTGTCTATTGGTTGCAATACATATTTGCTATATGACATGTTTTATAATTAATTTTATAATTACATATATAATTACTGTAActaagtgtaacggatgtgaaacggttagcttagttagcggtgcgcgctaaatagcgtttcaatcggtgacgtcacttgctctgagaccttgaagtaacgtagttccccttgctctgcaagggccgcggcttttgtgggtgttgttgatgtgtgcagagggtccctggttcgcgcccgggtgtgggcgaggggacggtttaaagttTATACTGTTACATAATGACCCCTTAAAATGAAGTGTTACTAAACTTTCCATAGCAAAATATAGCTAGCTTCCTTTGCTTGTAACTTGCCTCATCTGACTGGTGTTCGCTAGCTACTAGTGCTGTGGCTCTTGTTTTAGAACTCTTAAGATTCAGCTGAAAATATGTCAACATTGTCAAAAATGCTACAAATAGGTAGCACATAATTGGTTCTCAATGGACAGAATGAGCACGTGAGAGCTATAAATTATAAATGTAATCAAAACTGTTGCCCCTACAAACTAATACAGCTCAAAAGATAGCAATTCTAATGGTCACTTTATGGACGCTGTAGTCTTGTTTTTATCCAACGCCTAGATATTGAGCTAGGTCGGGGCAAGAAATTGTATTTTCTTCCTAATGCTAACGAACCTGTTAAAAATCTGGTATTTGGTTCTCGGTAACGGCTGGATAGCTCATGACAAGAGAACGGGGAGTGTTGTGTACCTCTGATCAAGTTGATTTGCACATTTTCATCGTCATTGGTGTCAAATTGACTTAGTTATGATAGTAGGGAGATTTGAATTTAACATTGAGCTTCAACCAATGCATATACTATTGTGGGGTCGATACAATAAATACAACAATCTTTGATTTTGCATGAAATGGATCAGTTGAAACAGTTTGTGTTGTCATTCTGTGACTATTGTTCCAACAAGTTTACTATTTGTTACACATACCACCACAGTGTAGCGCACCATTTTCCAGTCAATTTATTTGTGAAGTACAAAACGGTTTCCCTCGGTAGCTTACAACAGTATTTCTCTTGAACTCATTTTTAGGAGACCCCCAGGAGGGTGCATGTTTTGTTCTAGCCGAGCATTCAACTGGCAGGAGACAGTTCATGGTATTTGTTATTCAAAGCAATGTGGCCCAATAGAGAAATCACCAAAACAAAGACAGTTTGTGATAAGATTGTATTGTATTTACACACTCTTATACAATATTTCCAGAGAAAAATCCATATCCTTATGTTGTATATTCTTCATTGTTTTTCAGTATAAAAATAAACTTTGATAAAACAATGAAATCATACATAATAATCCACCATATCAAAGTACATGTTTTAAAACAACATTCCTTCCCAAAATATGGTGTAACATCTTTGTGCTTATGATGACTTAGAATTCAATGTGAATTCTCTATACGATAACACTGTAAAATGTTACAGTTCCCTCTCCTTGATCTGAGGGCTTTGGGTTGCTCCATTTTTCTGTGGGATGACTTGAATTTCAGGATCCTCTTCTGTTTTGATGTTTGTTGTTGTCGTCATCGTCTCTGTTGCCATGGGTTCCTCAACGACATACTTTGTGAATCTGATGTTAAAGAGTCCTAGAAAAACAGGCATTTTTACCAGGTGGAACATATAACATGTCTTACCATTTGAGCACATATTAGACATAGGCCTTATAATTGGTCTTTTTTTGTAATTGTGTTGTTTCATTGGCTGCAGTCTTTATTTTATATGGCATGTCCAAGAAATCACACATTGTAGGATGCAAATTATTACCGTTGCCCCTTCTTCCTCGAGATTGTTTCTCTTCATTGCTTGATTTTGATCTGTTGCTTTCCACAGATTGATCCGAGTCGTCATTTTCTGTAATGATCAAAACTATGATAATTTCAGAATAATTACTTAGTTTAAGATTAAGAATAATTAAAAGTTTAAGATTTAGTGGCAGGCATACATATAAACCATAAATCAGGGGCGCACAACTCAAGTCCTTGAGGGCAGCAGGTCTATGTGTTTGGTTAATATCAACTGATCCAAGTGCCAGGGAGAAAGGACAACCAACAGGAGCAAAATTCCAGTTGAGGACTAGAGTTATGCACACCTGCCATAAACCAAAGATGATAGGTAAAGATGACCAAACATGATAAGTCATGAGGAGATCCTAAACAGTGAGGTGTCCTGGTCTCTAGTTACCTTTCTTCCAGAGTATGTGAGCCCTCCTCAGCTTGATCACGAAGAGCGAAACAACCACGAGCAGACCAAGGATGAGGCCTGTCACAAGGAAGATGAGCAACAGCGCACTTCCTCCAGTTCCTTTCTGCGTCTCCGTATCATTGAAGAAGCTTCCTGTGAATGAGACCATCAGTGCAACTTTAGCCTCTTCTACTGTAGCCTTACATCCATGTCTGGCTTATACAGCACCTGAACATGACTCACTTAACCGGATCTGTATGCACTTAGAAAAATAGTAAGACTGTCTTACCTTTAGCATTGCTGGAGTTGTGTCCTGTGCCATTATGaggtgtgttctctggtgtctgGGACACTGACAACCAATCTACAGGGAATTGCAGGGGAATGAATGGCAGCTGATCTAGACAGCACAGTCACATTATTCGGGAGGATATGGAGGGTATTTGTGGATAAAATGTGTGATTCAATTGGAACTAATAAAATACTATTGGATGCTGGTATGATGCCCATCTGTAGTGATAGAGAGTCACCACTAGGTGGAGAAGCAGCCTACTGAGTAACTATTAAGCCTAGCTGGCGAGGATACTTAAATTGATTCCCATACAATGCTAGCTACGATTTGTCCTGTTCTTAGCAGCAGTGTTGCTGCTGCCGCTGCTGTCATTAGCAAGTGTGTACCCTGTAGCTTCGTAAACTGGCTGACCTGAATGAGGAAATTCATTTATTGTACATTTTACATGCCGCCCCATTACAGTGTATTTCATTTTCACTCACTGATTGTACCACAGATGAAAATGTTCTAATTCAAGTCAATATGTATAACAACAACCTTAAATTAACTACAAATAAAAGCACAAGCCGAAGTTCTGCCTGAAACTTTTACTGAGATTCACTATTGaggacctacagtgcattcgaaaagtattcagaccccttgaccttttccacattttgttacattaaagttttgttctaaaattgatttaaatatTTTCCCCTCATCTATCTgaaaacaataccccataatgacaaagtgaaaacaggtttttatacattattgcaaatgtataaaacctgTCAAAACAGAAtaaccttatttatataagtaaaAGGTAATATACAtaagaccctttgttatgagacttgaaattgagctcaggtgtatcctttttccattgatcatccttgagatgtttcttcaacttgattggagtccacctgtggtaaattcaattgattggacattatttggaaaggcacacacccgcctatataaggtcccacagttgaaggtcccacagttgacagcgcacgtcagagcaaaaaccaagccatgaggtcgaaggaattgtccgtagagctctgagacaggattttgtcgaggcacagatctggggaggtGTACCAAACAATTtttgcagaattgaaggtccccaagaacacagtggcctccaccattcttaaatggaaaaagtttggaaccaccaagaacccgatggtcactctgacagagctctagagttcctctgtggagatgggagaaccttcatcaggccaaaggacagatttcctccatctaatgtccattgctcttgtttcttggctcaagcaagtctctttctTCTttatattggtgtcctttagtagtggtttctttgcagcaatttgacaatgaaagcctgattcatgaagtctcctctaaacagttgatgttcagatgttacttgaactttgaagcatttatttgggctgcaatctgaggctggtaactctaatgaacttatcctctgcagcagaggtaactgggtttTCCTTGCCAATGCTGcccctcatgaagttggttgatagaatgctaagagtgtgcaaagctgtcatcaaggcaaagggtggctactttgaagaatctaagatataaaatatattttgatttgttaaacaatttttttgttactacatgattccatatgcgttatttcatagttttgatgtcttcactattattctacaatgtagaaaatagtaaaaataaagaaaaaccctggaataagaaggtctgtccaaacttttgactggtactgcatgtaaATATAATATAAGTTAATTTTGtataaattagcaacaatttcttataacctgtttttgctttgtcattatggggtcttgtgtgTACATTGATAAGGGAAAAAagcgatttaatcaattttagaataaggatataacaaaatatggaagaagtctgaatactttccaaatggacTGTATATTGTTAATATTGCTATTGACTCCCGTTTCAGGAAACAGACTGCTGTGGTTTTGCACCTAACCAGTGTTCACAAAACATGTGTAGATTCAACCTCAAGGCACCATGGCTGTTCTGTTCTTCCGTATATGCATTGTCTGTCTTGTCATGTCAAAACGATCAGTAAGTCGTATAGTTTGTTTTTAATAacgaatatgaatattttttactTACTGTGAGTGCTGAGTTGTAAATCAGGGGTTGATGCTGGTGATCCTTCTGTATTGGGCCAATTTAAGGCTGTAGCTGTTGGTGTTTCTGTTGACACCTGTGTACTATGCCAACGGgagactgttgttgttgttacctcTGTTAGACCTGTACTGAGCCAATGAGAGGCTCTCGTAGTGGAGTGTGATTCCTCAGTGGCTATAAGATAAAAGGGAATTTCAGTTGTTGTACAATTCAAACCATGTTCACAAATGACAATTGTATCTTGCTAAGACTTTTGGTCGCTATTATGAAGTGCttgtatatatatagttatagtgcAGTTCAAATAACTTGAAGTGAATAATACGATCTATCTGAATATATTTGTAGAAATGTGACTTTGGGATGCCAGTGTATTCCTCCCTACAGAGAGAGTAAATCACACGATGTTTGTGTTGTCAAGATACCCTAGTGTGGCGTTCTCATGGCATATTTTAAAGTG includes the following:
- the LOC139422050 gene encoding cytotoxic and regulatory T-cell molecule-like isoform X1, whose product is MALMRQLCFLVLFVRGSIAVQHLTVMEGETLTMKCRIRNAKGSHVEWKNPDGHVMFFNNQKALKDKRYKIINLSDSVFSVSVSDVTFKDGGLYTCLHYIHKVPVVKWVNVTVLGKPKLEITEHNGKTAIKCSAVGNGHPPKISWLLESGLEMYAQPQYLLDKNTYSSLDILHVQSYKRRVTLKCIVRHPALHNSSLMNFVKIGQNPTEESHSTTRASHWLSTGLTEVTTTTVSRWHSTQVSTETPTATALNWPNTEGSPASTPDLQLSTHNWLSVSQTPENTPHNGTGHNSSNAKGSFFNDTETQKGTGGSALLLIFLVTGLILGLLVVVSLFVIKLRRAHILWKKVLIITENDDSDQSVESNRSKSSNEEKQSRGRRGNGLFNIRFTKYVVEEPMATETMTTTTNIKTEEDPEIQVIPQKNGATQSPQIKEREL
- the LOC139422050 gene encoding cytotoxic and regulatory T-cell molecule-like isoform X3, which produces MALMRQLCFLVLFVRGSIAVQHLTVMEGETLTMKCRIRNAKGSHVEWKNPDGHVMFFNNQKVSVSDVTFKDGGLYTCLHYIHKVPVVKWVNVTVLGKPKLEITEHNGKTAIKCSAVGNGHPPKISWLLESGLEMYAQPQYLLDKNTYSSLDILHVQSYKRRVTLKCIVRHPALHNSSLMNFVKIGQNPTEESHSTTRASHWLSTGLTEVTTTTVSRWHSTQVSTETPTATALNWPNTEGSPASTPDLQLSTHNWLSVSQTPENTPHNGTGHNSSNAKGSFFNDTETQKGTGGSALLLIFLVTGLILGLLVVVSLFVIKLRRAHILWKKENDDSDQSVESNRSKSSNEEKQSRGRRGNGLFNIRFTKYVVEEPMATETMTTTTNIKTEEDPEIQVIPQKNGATQSPQIKEREL
- the LOC139422050 gene encoding cytotoxic and regulatory T-cell molecule-like isoform X2, coding for MALMRQLCFLVLFVRGSIAVQHLTVMEGETLTMKCRIRNAKGSHVEWKNPDGHVMFFNNQKALKDKRYKIINLSDSVFSVSVSDVTFKDGGLYTCLHYIHKVPVVKWVNVTVLGKPKLEITEHNGKTAIKCSAVGNGHPPKISWLLESGLEMYAQPQYLLDKNTYSSLDILHVQSYKRRVTLKCIVRHPALHNSSLMNFVKIGQNPTEESHSTTRASHWLSTGLTEVTTTTVSRWHSTQVSTETPTATALNWPNTEGSPASTPDLQLSTHNWLSVSQTPENTPHNGTGHNSSNAKGSFFNDTETQKGTGGSALLLIFLVTGLILGLLVVVSLFVIKLRRAHILWKKENDDSDQSVESNRSKSSNEEKQSRGRRGNGLFNIRFTKYVVEEPMATETMTTTTNIKTEEDPEIQVIPQKNGATQSPQIKEREL